A window of the Microvirga terrae genome harbors these coding sequences:
- a CDS encoding DMT family protein, with the protein MSPHTTPVLMLIASNVFMTFAWYGHLKFKTSPLWIAVMASWAIAFVEYWFAVPANRIGSEVYSAAELKTMQEVITLVVFAIFSVLYLKEPLGWNHLIGFALIASGAFFIFQGR; encoded by the coding sequence ATGAGCCCCCATACGACGCCCGTCCTGATGCTGATCGCATCGAACGTCTTCATGACCTTCGCCTGGTACGGGCATTTGAAGTTCAAGACGTCGCCCCTTTGGATCGCCGTCATGGCCAGCTGGGCCATCGCCTTCGTGGAGTACTGGTTCGCCGTTCCGGCCAACCGGATCGGCTCGGAGGTCTATTCGGCGGCCGAGCTCAAGACCATGCAGGAGGTCATCACCCTGGTGGTCTTCGCGATCTTCTCGGTGCTCTACCTGAAGGAGCCGCTGGGCTGGAACCACCTCATCGGCTTCGCCCTCATCGCGTCGGGCGCCTTCTTCATCTTCCAGGGACGCTGA
- a CDS encoding C13 family peptidase: protein MRRLIASCMLGLLVALGGAAPSLGQTAGLAQQRPGRTDVYVLSFGLWGPQSVFESEARGAARILEAQFDAKGRSVVRSNTKRRAGATPQFLMAAAAAAGQVLDPAEDVVVLVLTSHGGPDGIGLVSGRDARLVTPGDVRQLLDRTRAQHRVLIVSACYSGIFARELADARTLVITAAAADRPSFGCRDGATWTYFGDAFFNRALRGERRLDVAFERARGLVTDRERREGFDPSNPQIAGGSQVLQRLGAR from the coding sequence ATGCGTCGGTTGATCGCTTCCTGCATGCTCGGGCTCCTCGTCGCGCTCGGCGGGGCCGCGCCGTCCCTCGGGCAGACGGCCGGTCTGGCGCAGCAGCGTCCGGGCCGGACGGACGTCTACGTCCTCTCCTTCGGGCTATGGGGCCCGCAGAGCGTATTCGAGAGCGAGGCCCGGGGGGCGGCGCGGATCCTCGAAGCGCAGTTCGACGCGAAGGGACGCTCCGTCGTCCGCTCCAACACCAAGCGCCGGGCCGGGGCGACGCCGCAATTCCTGATGGCGGCCGCAGCGGCGGCCGGGCAGGTTCTCGATCCGGCCGAGGACGTCGTGGTGCTCGTCCTCACGTCCCATGGCGGCCCCGACGGCATCGGGCTGGTGTCCGGGCGCGACGCGCGCCTCGTCACGCCGGGCGATGTGCGGCAGCTCCTCGACCGGACCCGGGCGCAGCACCGGGTCCTGATCGTCTCGGCCTGCTATTCGGGCATCTTCGCCCGGGAGCTGGCCGACGCCCGCACCCTCGTCATCACGGCGGCCGCGGCCGACAGGCCGTCCTTCGGCTGCCGCGACGGGGCGACCTGGACCTATTTCGGCGATGCCTTCTTCAACCGGGCCCTGCGCGGCGAGCGCCGCCTGGACGTCGCCTTCGAGCGGGCCCGCGGCCTCGTGACGGATCGGGAGCGGCGGGAAGGCTTCGACCCGTCCAACCCGCAGATCGCGGGCGGCTCTCAGGTGCTGCAGCGTCTCGGCGCGCGGTAG
- a CDS encoding cyclase produces MDLPRTFHPDPAAQPYRADPASTHRVKFDARVDFTNGGHVEAKDFLLDIAGDSVTPERLAEMIVSAMNLLRAGPVTITAMRIVRRGEHQDG; encoded by the coding sequence ATGGACCTGCCACGGACCTTCCATCCGGATCCTGCGGCGCAGCCCTATCGGGCCGATCCCGCCTCCACGCATCGCGTGAAGTTCGACGCCCGCGTCGACTTCACCAATGGCGGCCACGTGGAGGCGAAGGATTTCCTCCTCGACATCGCGGGCGACAGCGTCACGCCCGAGCGGCTGGCCGAGATGATCGTCTCGGCCATGAACCTCCTGCGCGCCGGCCCGGTGACGATCACGGCCATGCGCATCGTGCGGCGCGGCGAGCATCAGGACGGGTGA
- a CDS encoding PQQ-dependent sugar dehydrogenase translates to MLSPRIALTCALAFGAPLSSALAQDTQRFRTDKIEVIVETVARNLENPWGLAFLPDNRLLVTERSGRLRIVDAGGNPSEPIKGLPRLSVRGQGGLLDVALDPAFAQNRLVYLSFAEDRGEGRNGTSVARGRLSQDGTALEGTEVIFRQEPSYAGTHHFGSRLVFGRDGNLFVTLGERNDLRDKAQNLNNHLGKIVRIKPTGGAAPDNPFLDREDTRPEIWSSGHRNVQSAALHPTTGELWTVEHGARGGDEVNIPQKGRNYGWPVISYGVHYSGQKIGEGTKKTGLEQPVYFWDPSIAPSGMAFYTGDQFPAWRGSILVGALAGKLVTRLETNGNRVTGEERMLQQLGERIRDVRQGPDGLVYLLTDSRNGRILRMKPAT, encoded by the coding sequence ATGCTGAGCCCCCGTATCGCCCTGACCTGCGCGCTTGCTTTCGGCGCCCCCCTCTCCTCCGCCCTCGCCCAGGACACCCAGCGCTTTCGCACCGACAAGATCGAGGTGATCGTCGAGACGGTGGCGCGCAATCTCGAAAATCCCTGGGGCCTCGCGTTTCTCCCCGACAATCGCCTGCTGGTGACGGAACGGTCCGGCCGCCTGCGCATCGTCGATGCCGGCGGCAACCCATCCGAGCCGATCAAGGGCCTTCCGCGTCTGTCCGTCCGCGGCCAGGGCGGGCTCCTCGATGTGGCGCTCGATCCCGCCTTCGCGCAGAACCGCCTGGTCTATCTGAGCTTCGCCGAGGACCGCGGCGAAGGCCGCAACGGCACGAGCGTGGCGCGGGGGCGCCTCAGCCAGGATGGCACGGCTCTCGAGGGCACCGAGGTGATCTTCCGCCAGGAACCGTCCTATGCCGGCACCCACCATTTCGGATCGCGCCTGGTCTTCGGCCGGGATGGCAATCTCTTCGTGACGCTCGGCGAGCGCAACGACCTGCGCGACAAGGCCCAGAACCTCAACAACCACCTGGGCAAGATCGTGCGCATCAAACCCACGGGCGGCGCCGCACCCGACAATCCCTTCCTCGATCGCGAGGATACCCGCCCGGAGATCTGGTCGTCCGGCCATCGCAACGTGCAGTCGGCGGCCCTTCACCCGACCACCGGCGAACTCTGGACCGTGGAGCACGGGGCGCGGGGCGGCGACGAGGTCAACATCCCGCAGAAGGGCCGGAACTACGGCTGGCCGGTGATCTCCTACGGGGTGCATTACTCGGGCCAGAAGATCGGCGAAGGCACGAAGAAAACCGGCCTGGAGCAGCCGGTCTATTTCTGGGACCCGTCCATCGCGCCCTCCGGCATGGCCTTCTACACGGGCGACCAGTTCCCGGCGTGGCGCGGCAGCATCCTGGTCGGGGCGCTGGCCGGCAAGCTCGTCACGCGGCTTGAGACCAACGGCAACCGGGTGACCGGCGAGGAGCGCATGCTGCAGCAGCTCGGCGAGCGCATCCGCGACGTGCGCCAGGGCCCGGACGGCCTCGTCTATCTCCTGACGGATTCCCGCAACGGCCGCATCCTGCGCATGAAGCCCGCGACATAA
- a CDS encoding DUF3775 domain-containing protein produces MDIALDKVCELILRVRAIDVKEGITDPASGSNPIDDGSIDSLTASPDDATEDELRDVIAGLNDDERADLIALVYIGRGDMEPEEWGAAVRLAREREEASSLSTADWLIGIPNLADLLDEGLNAMGRSCV; encoded by the coding sequence ATGGATATCGCGCTCGACAAGGTTTGCGAACTCATTCTCCGGGTCAGGGCCATCGACGTGAAGGAAGGCATCACCGATCCGGCGTCGGGCTCGAACCCTATCGACGACGGCAGCATCGATTCCCTCACCGCCTCGCCGGACGACGCCACCGAGGACGAGCTGCGCGACGTGATCGCGGGCCTCAACGACGACGAGCGCGCCGACCTGATCGCCCTCGTGTATATCGGCCGCGGCGACATGGAGCCCGAGGAATGGGGCGCCGCCGTGCGGCTCGCCCGGGAGCGCGAGGAAGCGAGCTCGCTCTCCACCGCCGACTGGCTCATCGGCATCCCGAATCTCGCCGACCTCCTGGACGAGGGCCTCAACGCCATGGGGCGCAGCTGCGTCTGA
- a CDS encoding VOC family protein yields MQRHQGRLIDHIHLRVSDLEASRRFYRAVLEAVGRTFTSESPEHFACDELWVDRADGPVSRVHLAFQARDREAVHAFHAAALAAGGRDNGGPGERSYHPGYYAAFVHDPDGHNIEAVHHGPAERTAESVIVTPKP; encoded by the coding sequence ATGCAGCGTCACCAGGGCCGCCTGATCGACCACATCCACCTGCGGGTCTCGGACCTCGAGGCGAGCCGGCGCTTCTACCGGGCCGTCCTGGAGGCGGTCGGCCGCACGTTCACCTCGGAGAGCCCGGAGCATTTCGCCTGCGACGAATTGTGGGTCGACCGGGCGGACGGGCCGGTGTCGCGGGTCCATCTCGCGTTCCAGGCCCGGGATCGGGAGGCGGTCCACGCCTTCCATGCGGCGGCCCTCGCGGCCGGCGGGCGCGACAACGGCGGGCCCGGAGAACGCTCCTATCACCCAGGCTATTATGCCGCGTTTGTCCACGACCCCGACGGCCACAATATCGAGGCGGTTCATCATGGGCCGGCCGAGCGCACTGCGGAATCCGTGATCGTCACGCCGAAACCATGA
- a CDS encoding class I SAM-dependent DNA methyltransferase, which translates to MPSSAISSHAVDAFIARWTACEGGAERANYQMFLSELCDVIGVPRPEPSGQARERNDYVFERAVRPRDSDATAAPKRIDLYRKNAFILEAKQSRLPDGRKVERGELAPVTDEPADLGRRSISRGWDVMMKNARRQAESYVFLLDADHPAPPFIIVCDVGHCLELYADFSGTGRAYSHFPDRNGFRIYLHDLREEKTRALLARVWQEPHSLDPSKEAARVTRDIAKRLAGVSKALEERGCDAEDVAHFLMRCLFTMFAEDVALLPPDSFKALLQKSVDDPTHFPHRLKALWEQMDKGDEFSHVIETRVRHFNGGLFRDTTVFPLGREEIGELLAAANYSWTEVDPAIFGTLLEQALDKKERRKLGAHYTPRAYVQRLVDATVMEPLREDWQNALRKAEHAKETGDEKAAIAIVRAFHRQLCATRVLDPACGTGNFLYVSLELMKKLEGEVLETLAQLGEPESMGLDRETVDPHQFLGLELNPRAAAIAELVVWIGYLQQHYRNRTGHPSEPILRAFENINFGRRQGYDAVLTWDGYPVPHVVEKDGKRVETYPTARRPAWPDAEFIVGNPPFIGGKDLRARLGDTYTEALWSAHRHMNDSADFVMYWWDRAAEFLTAKNSPLRRFGFVTTNSITQEFSRRVMKKRMEGKTPVSLVMAIPDHPWTKAAADSAAVRIAMTVAEKGERDGVLYEVMRESGLDTDEPVVELVERAGRVNVDLTVGTDVGSVAPLLANEGLCSRGVSLHGSGFIVTPEEAAHLGLGKRSGLEKHIRPYRNGRDLTATPRGVMVIDLFGLKSEEVRQSYPEVYQHILSAVKPERDSNNRDTYRLNWWTFGESRRELRPALDGLPRYIATVETAKHRIFQFLDASILPDNMLVAIASSDPLHLGFLSSKLHMSWALGQGGTLEDRPRYNKSSCFDPFPFPDPPEALRAQIRAVAEELDAFRKARQAEHPKLTLTQMYNVLEKLKAMEAAPSPSGLGSSRSNEHGASSRRDPRHKAGDDAGTIALTPDEERIKDEGLIGTLKSYHGDLDRLVFQAYGWPDTLSDEEILERLVALNAERAREEASGLVRWLRPDYQIPRFAKGAAAAKTGELDLGATVVTIDRALPDFPKDRHEDSLAVEHALLSAGRPMDAAALARGFRRGGKRIEPRIEQALTTLVRYGRITMTADGRYLARKAA; encoded by the coding sequence ATGCCCTCTTCCGCGATCTCCTCCCACGCCGTCGACGCCTTCATCGCCCGATGGACCGCTTGCGAGGGCGGCGCCGAACGGGCCAATTACCAGATGTTCCTGTCGGAGCTCTGCGACGTCATCGGCGTGCCGCGCCCCGAGCCGTCCGGCCAGGCGCGGGAGCGGAACGACTACGTGTTCGAGCGCGCCGTCCGCCCGCGCGACAGCGATGCGACCGCGGCGCCCAAGCGCATCGATCTCTACAGGAAGAACGCCTTCATCCTCGAGGCCAAGCAGTCGCGGCTGCCTGACGGAAGAAAGGTGGAACGAGGCGAACTCGCACCTGTGACTGACGAGCCGGCCGACCTGGGCCGCCGCAGCATCAGCCGCGGTTGGGACGTCATGATGAAGAACGCGCGCCGGCAGGCGGAGTCTTATGTGTTCCTGCTCGATGCGGATCACCCCGCCCCACCCTTCATCATCGTCTGCGACGTGGGCCATTGCCTGGAGCTCTACGCGGATTTCAGCGGCACCGGCCGGGCCTACAGCCACTTCCCGGACCGCAACGGCTTTCGCATCTATCTTCACGACCTGCGTGAGGAGAAGACGCGCGCTCTTCTCGCACGCGTCTGGCAGGAGCCGCACTCGCTCGACCCGTCGAAGGAGGCCGCTCGCGTCACCCGCGACATCGCCAAGCGCCTCGCAGGGGTGAGCAAGGCGCTGGAGGAGCGCGGATGCGACGCGGAGGACGTGGCGCATTTCCTCATGCGCTGCCTCTTCACCATGTTCGCCGAGGATGTGGCGCTCCTGCCACCCGACAGCTTCAAGGCGCTGCTGCAGAAGAGCGTCGACGATCCGACGCATTTCCCGCACCGGCTCAAGGCGCTCTGGGAGCAGATGGACAAGGGCGACGAGTTCAGCCACGTGATCGAGACCCGCGTGCGCCATTTCAACGGCGGCCTGTTCCGGGACACCACGGTGTTTCCACTCGGCCGCGAGGAGATCGGCGAGCTCCTGGCCGCAGCGAATTACTCATGGACCGAGGTCGATCCCGCCATCTTCGGCACGCTTCTCGAACAAGCCCTCGACAAGAAGGAGCGCAGAAAGCTCGGCGCCCATTACACGCCGCGCGCCTATGTGCAGCGCCTCGTGGACGCGACCGTCATGGAGCCCCTGCGCGAGGATTGGCAGAATGCCCTGCGCAAGGCCGAGCACGCCAAGGAGACGGGTGACGAGAAGGCTGCGATCGCCATCGTGCGCGCCTTTCACCGCCAGCTCTGCGCCACGCGGGTGCTCGACCCCGCCTGCGGCACGGGAAACTTCCTCTACGTGTCGCTGGAGCTGATGAAAAAGCTCGAAGGCGAGGTGCTGGAGACCCTGGCGCAGCTCGGCGAGCCCGAGAGCATGGGCCTCGACCGGGAGACCGTCGACCCGCACCAGTTCCTCGGCCTGGAGCTCAACCCGCGCGCCGCCGCCATCGCCGAGCTCGTGGTGTGGATCGGCTATCTGCAGCAGCATTACCGCAACCGCACCGGCCACCCCTCGGAGCCGATCCTGCGCGCCTTCGAGAACATCAATTTCGGCCGGCGCCAGGGCTACGACGCCGTGCTGACCTGGGACGGCTATCCCGTGCCGCATGTGGTGGAGAAGGATGGCAAACGGGTCGAGACCTACCCGACCGCGCGCCGGCCCGCATGGCCGGACGCAGAGTTCATCGTGGGCAATCCGCCGTTCATCGGCGGCAAGGATCTGCGCGCCCGTCTGGGTGACACCTACACGGAAGCGCTCTGGTCCGCGCACAGGCACATGAACGACTCGGCCGATTTCGTCATGTACTGGTGGGACCGCGCGGCGGAATTCCTCACCGCGAAGAACTCACCCCTGCGCCGCTTCGGGTTTGTCACCACCAACTCGATCACGCAGGAATTCTCCCGCCGCGTGATGAAGAAGCGCATGGAGGGCAAGACTCCAGTGTCGCTCGTCATGGCGATCCCGGATCATCCCTGGACGAAAGCAGCCGCGGATTCGGCGGCGGTGCGGATCGCCATGACGGTGGCGGAGAAGGGTGAGCGGGATGGTGTGCTGTACGAGGTGATGCGCGAGAGCGGGCTAGATACGGATGAGCCTGTGGTTGAACTCGTCGAACGTGCCGGGCGGGTCAATGTTGACTTGACGGTAGGTACTGATGTCGGCTCGGTTGCACCGCTTCTCGCCAATGAAGGTCTCTGCTCACGAGGCGTTTCACTTCATGGTTCAGGCTTCATCGTGACACCGGAAGAGGCCGCACATCTCGGCCTTGGAAAAAGATCAGGGCTGGAGAAGCACATTCGCCCTTACCGCAACGGGCGCGACCTAACCGCAACACCACGGGGGGTGATGGTGATTGATCTATTCGGGTTGAAGTCCGAGGAAGTTCGCCAAAGTTACCCCGAAGTGTACCAGCACATACTTTCGGCAGTGAAGCCCGAGAGGGACAGCAACAATCGCGACACGTATCGGCTGAATTGGTGGACTTTCGGCGAGTCCCGCCGCGAATTGCGCCCTGCCTTAGACGGCTTGCCTCGGTACATCGCGACGGTCGAGACTGCGAAGCACCGGATTTTTCAGTTTCTCGATGCATCGATCCTACCAGACAACATGCTTGTCGCCATTGCCTCGTCCGATCCTCTACATCTCGGCTTTCTGTCATCGAAGCTGCATATGAGTTGGGCGCTCGGGCAAGGCGGCACGCTCGAAGATCGACCGCGCTACAATAAGTCCAGTTGCTTCGACCCCTTCCCCTTCCCCGATCCGCCCGAGGCCCTCAGAGCCCAAATCCGCGCCGTCGCGGAGGAACTCGACGCCTTCCGCAAAGCCCGTCAGGCCGAGCACCCGAAACTCACGCTGACGCAGATGTACAACGTGCTGGAGAAGCTGAAGGCGATGGAGGCGGCACCCTCCCCGTCAGGGCTGGGCTCATCCCGATCGAACGAGCACGGCGCCTCGAGCCGTCGGGATCCCCGGCACAAGGCCGGGGATGACGCTGGGACGATTGCCCTCACGCCCGACGAGGAGCGGATCAAGGACGAGGGGCTGATCGGCACGCTCAAGAGCTATCACGGAGACCTCGACCGGCTGGTGTTCCAGGCCTATGGCTGGCCCGACACACTCTCCGACGAGGAGATCCTGGAACGGCTCGTCGCGCTCAATGCCGAGCGGGCCCGGGAGGAGGCGTCGGGCCTCGTGCGCTGGCTCAGGCCCGACTACCAGATCCCGCGCTTCGCCAAGGGCGCGGCGGCCGCGAAGACCGGCGAGCTCGACCTCGGCGCGACCGTGGTGACGATCGACCGTGCCCTGCCGGATTTCCCGAAGGACCGGCACGAGGATTCGCTCGCCGTCGAGCACGCGCTCCTCTCCGCCGGGCGCCCCATGGATGCGGCCGCGCTGGCGCGCGGCTTCAGGCGTGGCGGCAAGCGGATCGAGCCGCGCATCGAGCAGGCGCTCACCACCCTGGTCCGCTACGGCCGCATCACGATGACGGCAGACGGCCGCTATCTCGCCCGCAAGGCGGCCTGA
- a CDS encoding Bug family tripartite tricarboxylate transporter substrate binding protein: MSTSLTRRLALGLVAGAALFAGAAAAQDFPTRVIKMVVPYPAGGPTDVIARIVAEEMGKSLGQNVIVENLAGASGAVGTRAVAKAEPDGYTIVFGNNQTHGNNMFLLKEPGYDAVKDFAPLAGAGAFEHVFVVRNDLPAKTIPELIALAKQDPGKLNYGSTGVGSGSHLATELFMTRTGTKMTHVPFRGAAPLVTEIMAGRIDVSNSTLPSVLAQFQAGQMRAIGIASPQRNPQAPDVPTLREQGITDADAESWAAFFAPVNTPKPVLDKLSGTIIAILNKPDVKERITKLGFTLNVRDPEAFKPYLAKEIQTWAEIIKAAGIKAE, encoded by the coding sequence ATGAGCACATCCCTCACCCGCCGCCTCGCGCTCGGCCTCGTCGCCGGCGCGGCCCTCTTCGCCGGCGCCGCCGCCGCCCAGGATTTCCCGACCCGCGTCATCAAGATGGTGGTGCCCTACCCGGCCGGCGGGCCGACCGACGTGATCGCCCGCATCGTGGCCGAGGAGATGGGCAAGTCGCTGGGCCAGAACGTGATCGTCGAGAACCTCGCCGGCGCCTCGGGGGCGGTCGGCACCCGGGCGGTCGCCAAGGCCGAGCCCGACGGCTACACGATCGTGTTCGGCAACAACCAGACCCACGGGAACAACATGTTCCTGCTCAAGGAGCCGGGCTACGACGCCGTGAAGGACTTCGCCCCGCTCGCGGGCGCGGGCGCCTTCGAGCACGTCTTCGTGGTGAGGAACGACCTGCCGGCCAAGACCATCCCGGAGCTGATCGCGCTCGCCAAGCAGGATCCCGGCAAGCTGAACTACGGCTCGACGGGCGTCGGCTCCGGCTCGCACCTCGCGACCGAGCTGTTCATGACCCGCACGGGCACCAAGATGACCCACGTGCCGTTCCGGGGCGCCGCCCCGCTGGTGACGGAGATCATGGCGGGCCGCATCGACGTGTCGAACTCGACCCTGCCCAGCGTGCTCGCCCAGTTCCAGGCCGGGCAGATGCGCGCCATCGGCATCGCGAGCCCGCAGCGCAACCCGCAGGCGCCCGACGTGCCGACCCTGCGCGAGCAGGGCATCACCGATGCGGACGCGGAATCCTGGGCCGCCTTCTTCGCCCCGGTGAACACCCCCAAGCCGGTCCTCGACAAGCTGTCCGGCACGATCATCGCGATCCTCAACAAGCCCGACGTCAAGGAGCGCATCACCAAGCTCGGCTTCACCCTGAACGTGCGCGACCCGGAGGCGTTCAAGCCCTATCTCGCCAAGGAGATCCAGACCTGGGCCGAGATCATCAAGGCGGCCGGCATCAAGGCCGAGTGA
- a CDS encoding pyridoxal phosphate-dependent aminotransferase: MGFLSDALSRIKPSATIVITQKARDLKAQGRDVISLSVGEPDFDTPDTIKEAAIAAIRRGETKYTPVSGIVPLREAIARKFKRENGLDYKPSQTIVSTGGKQVIYNALLATLNPGDEVIIPAPYWVSYPEMVGLCGGKPVFVDCTMEHNFKLQPEPLERAITPKTKWIILNSPSNPTGAAYSRAEMKAITDVLMRHPHVWVLTDDMYEHLTYGDFEFVTPAQVEPNLYERTLTMNGVSKAYAMTGWRIGYAAGPQHLINAMDFVQGQQTSGAASISQWAAVEALDGPQDHLTVFRKAFQERRDLVVSMLNQSKYLKCPMPEGAFYVYPSCADAMGKTAPSGKVLETDEDFVSELLEAEGVAAVHGSAFGLGPNFRISYATSNAALEDACHRIQRFCGSLR, encoded by the coding sequence ATGGGCTTTTTGTCTGACGCCCTTTCCCGCATCAAGCCGTCTGCCACCATCGTCATCACGCAGAAAGCGCGGGATCTGAAAGCTCAGGGGCGGGACGTGATCAGCCTTTCCGTCGGCGAGCCGGATTTCGACACGCCCGACACCATCAAGGAAGCGGCCATCGCGGCGATCCGCCGGGGCGAGACCAAGTACACGCCGGTCTCCGGCATCGTGCCCCTGCGCGAGGCCATCGCCCGCAAGTTCAAGCGCGAGAACGGCCTCGACTACAAGCCCTCGCAGACCATCGTGTCCACGGGCGGCAAGCAGGTGATCTACAACGCGCTGCTCGCCACCCTGAACCCGGGCGACGAGGTCATCATCCCGGCGCCCTACTGGGTGTCGTATCCGGAGATGGTCGGCCTGTGCGGCGGCAAGCCGGTTTTCGTCGACTGCACCATGGAGCACAACTTCAAGCTCCAGCCCGAGCCGCTCGAGCGCGCCATCACGCCGAAGACCAAGTGGATCATCCTCAACTCGCCGTCGAACCCGACCGGCGCGGCCTATTCGCGCGCGGAGATGAAGGCGATCACCGACGTGCTCATGCGCCATCCGCACGTGTGGGTGCTCACCGACGACATGTACGAGCACCTGACCTACGGGGATTTCGAGTTCGTCACGCCCGCCCAGGTCGAGCCGAACCTCTACGAGCGCACGCTCACCATGAACGGCGTGTCGAAGGCCTATGCCATGACCGGCTGGCGCATCGGCTACGCGGCCGGTCCGCAGCACCTGATCAACGCGATGGACTTCGTGCAGGGCCAGCAGACGTCGGGCGCCGCCTCGATCTCGCAATGGGCCGCCGTGGAGGCGCTCGACGGGCCGCAGGATCACCTCACGGTGTTCAGGAAGGCGTTCCAGGAGCGCCGCGACCTCGTGGTGTCCATGCTCAACCAGTCGAAATACCTCAAGTGCCCGATGCCGGAAGGCGCGTTCTACGTCTATCCGTCCTGCGCCGACGCGATGGGCAAGACCGCGCCGTCGGGCAAGGTGCTGGAGACCGACGAGGACTTCGTGTCCGAGCTGCTGGAAGCCGAGGGCGTCGCGGCCGTGCACGGCTCGGCCTTCGGCCTCGGCCCCAACTTCCGCATCTCCTACGCGACGTCCAACGCGGCGCTGGAAGATGCCTGCCACCGCATCCAGCGCTTCTGCGGAAGCCTGCGATGA